In Candidatus Babeliales bacterium, the following proteins share a genomic window:
- a CDS encoding polyribonucleotide nucleotidyltransferase codes for MVKKFRLEEFGYEVTLNKFAQQADGAVWFAQGGTVILATVVSAPSPEFPGFLPLTVDYREQFAAAGKIPGGYYKREGRFTDKEILTGRLIDRAIRPLFPENYFNQIQSLATVYSVDKEHSPHTISLVAMSLALTISKIPFMGPVGAVEVARVNGEWIFNPTYSQTKESDVKIIVAGTAEGICMVEGCTNEISEEQFLDVLFKAHEKIKKQVAWQEEICREVGVMKESIADGIAWAEWKEQIEVFLTPDKVSACFIADKIKRDQVMSLLYDQAKAHFEPIAQEKKVSMAVVDYVYDNVLKEKITRLIFEKGQRLDERDFEQVRQISVEVGLLPFAHGSGLFKRGRTQVLASVTMGGGQDEQKVEDLMGNTIEKSFMLHYNFPSFSAGEVRPNRGPGRREVGHGYLAASALSPMLPDKEQFPYTIRVVADVLESDGSTSMGTVCSSTMALMNAGVPIRKMVSGIAMGLLGSPTGKFQALTDINGTEDAYGLMDFKVAGTQEGITAIQMDIKYKGGLSRSVFEAALEQAKKGRLHILREMQKVMTTPNPLSDLVPKVIMFKVATDKIGAIIGTGGKVIRDIIDKTGTTIDIEDDGLVKIYGGPDAKVEQAINWVKLLGGLIEKGSVHEGKVRRVAEFGLFVELVPGQDGLVHISMIPREKQRDLQREYPIDSDVKVEVVDYDPATGRIRLKLLDQ; via the coding sequence ATGGTAAAAAAATTTAGGTTAGAAGAGTTTGGATACGAAGTAACCCTCAACAAATTTGCCCAACAAGCTGACGGAGCTGTGTGGTTTGCACAAGGTGGTACCGTCATATTGGCAACCGTTGTTTCCGCTCCTTCACCGGAGTTTCCAGGCTTTTTACCATTGACGGTTGATTATCGTGAGCAGTTTGCTGCTGCGGGTAAAATTCCGGGTGGCTATTATAAGCGCGAAGGAAGATTTACCGATAAAGAGATTTTGACCGGTCGCCTTATCGACCGCGCGATTCGTCCACTTTTCCCAGAAAATTATTTTAACCAAATTCAAAGTTTGGCAACCGTTTATTCTGTTGATAAAGAACATTCTCCGCACACTATTTCTCTTGTTGCGATGTCTTTAGCGCTCACCATTTCCAAAATCCCTTTCATGGGCCCTGTTGGAGCGGTGGAAGTTGCCCGCGTGAATGGTGAATGGATTTTTAATCCTACCTATTCGCAAACAAAAGAATCTGATGTGAAAATTATCGTCGCGGGAACTGCAGAAGGTATTTGTATGGTGGAAGGTTGCACCAACGAGATTTCTGAAGAGCAATTCCTGGACGTTCTTTTCAAAGCGCATGAAAAAATTAAAAAACAAGTTGCATGGCAAGAAGAAATTTGCCGTGAAGTTGGTGTGATGAAAGAAAGCATTGCCGACGGTATTGCATGGGCTGAGTGGAAAGAGCAAATTGAAGTGTTCTTAACGCCTGATAAAGTTTCAGCATGCTTCATCGCTGATAAAATTAAACGCGATCAAGTGATGTCACTTCTTTACGATCAAGCAAAAGCACATTTTGAGCCAATTGCTCAAGAGAAAAAAGTTTCAATGGCAGTTGTCGACTATGTTTATGACAACGTTCTTAAAGAAAAAATTACGCGCCTTATTTTTGAAAAAGGGCAACGTCTTGATGAACGAGATTTCGAACAAGTTCGTCAGATTTCAGTAGAAGTTGGCCTCTTGCCGTTTGCTCACGGATCAGGTTTATTCAAACGTGGTCGCACGCAAGTTCTTGCAAGCGTGACGATGGGTGGCGGTCAAGATGAGCAAAAAGTTGAAGATCTCATGGGCAATACGATAGAAAAATCGTTCATGCTTCATTATAACTTCCCATCATTCTCTGCAGGCGAAGTTCGCCCAAATCGCGGGCCAGGTCGCCGCGAAGTTGGCCACGGTTATCTAGCGGCATCGGCTTTGAGCCCAATGCTTCCAGATAAAGAACAATTCCCCTATACGATTCGTGTTGTAGCGGACGTTCTTGAATCAGATGGTTCAACCTCTATGGGAACTGTTTGTAGTTCAACAATGGCGCTTATGAATGCTGGTGTTCCAATTCGCAAAATGGTCAGTGGTATCGCTATGGGATTGCTTGGCAGCCCAACCGGTAAATTCCAAGCATTGACCGATATTAACGGTACCGAAGATGCGTACGGATTAATGGATTTTAAAGTAGCTGGTACCCAAGAGGGTATTACCGCTATCCAAATGGATATCAAATACAAAGGTGGTTTATCCCGTTCAGTGTTTGAAGCTGCTCTTGAGCAAGCTAAAAAAGGGCGTTTACACATTTTGCGCGAAATGCAAAAAGTGATGACAACCCCAAATCCATTATCTGATTTAGTACCAAAAGTTATTATGTTCAAAGTTGCAACTGATAAAATCGGTGCGATTATTGGTACAGGTGGCAAAGTTATTCGTGATATTATCGATAAAACTGGCACCACGATTGATATTGAAGATGATGGCTTGGTTAAAATCTACGGTGGCCCGGATGCTAAAGTTGAGCAAGCAATTAACTGGGTTAAATTGCTTGGCGGCTTGATCGAGAAGGGTAGTGTTCACGAAGGCAAAGTTAGACGTGTTGCTGAATTTGGACTCTTTGTTGAGTTGGTTCCTGGCCAAGACGGATTGGTACATATTTCTATGATTCCACGCGAAAAACAACGCGATCTGCAACGTGAATATCCGATCGATAGCGACGTTAAAGTCGAAGTTGTTGATTACGATCCAGCGACCGGCAGAATTCGTCTAAAATTGCTTGATCAATAA
- a CDS encoding DUF502 domain-containing protein has product MEKSFIANLFDFFKSIFFNGLLVLLPITLTIGVFNVAFRLLKGWLAPIYRVEPAYLQSIPHSEIILVLLLILLVGAIFKIFFLKRFLLFLESIVARVPLFNPVYSGIKQLVQAFTGQDKLTFQNVVMVEFPRTGVYSIGFLTSEVPTEISPNKAQRFFKVFIPTTPNPTTGFLIAVPEQEIRTVDLSRQEAMSLIISGGIIQPDRFAKK; this is encoded by the coding sequence ATGGAAAAATCGTTCATTGCCAACTTATTCGATTTTTTTAAATCGATTTTCTTTAATGGTCTATTAGTTTTACTCCCCATAACGCTCACGATTGGGGTATTTAATGTCGCTTTTAGATTACTTAAGGGATGGCTCGCGCCTATTTATCGCGTTGAGCCTGCGTACCTGCAATCGATTCCGCATTCAGAAATTATTTTGGTACTCTTGCTTATCTTGCTTGTCGGCGCAATTTTTAAAATCTTTTTCTTAAAGAGATTTTTGCTTTTTTTAGAATCGATCGTTGCGCGCGTTCCACTTTTTAATCCGGTCTATTCTGGCATTAAACAGCTTGTTCAAGCGTTCACTGGTCAAGATAAGTTGACGTTTCAAAATGTGGTGATGGTTGAGTTTCCGCGCACAGGGGTCTATAGCATTGGATTTTTAACAAGCGAAGTTCCCACAGAAATTAGCCCAAATAAGGCACAACGTTTTTTCAAAGTATTTATTCCTACAACGCCAAACCCAACCACTGGATTTCTTATTGCGGTTCCGGAGCAAGAAATACGCACCGTAGATCTTTCGCGCCAAGAAGCGATGAGTCTTATTATTTCTGGCGGCATTATTCAGCCAGATCGATTTGCAAAAAAATAA
- the rpoC gene encoding DNA-directed RNA polymerase subunit beta', which translates to MSNQVLERFREYISGTHFNAMKLGLASPEKIRSLSYGEVKKIETINYRTLKPERDGLFCARIFGPVKDWECNCGKYKRMKHRGVTCEKCGVEVIQSRVRRERMGHIELVAPVAHIWFLKGIPSYLSLVFDMSVKDLERVIYFDAYIVIKQGKSPYPIKTLLTSGDYERYMEAHPEDTEFKADMGAEAIKEILSGFDLNIEVAKLKHEYAKATSVALRHKIMRRIKVLTGLIQADIKPEWMVFGVLPVLPPDLRPLVPLEGGRFASSDLNELYRRVLNRNIRLQRLMEIEAPSVIIKNEKRMLQESVDALIDNGRRGQPVRGTNRRPLKSLSEMLRGKQGRFRQNLLGKRVDYSGRSVIVVDPELKMDHCGLPKIMALELFKPYIYAGLMERELAPNLRIAKRMVEEGAQEIWDVLEGVVKDRPVLLNRAPTLHRLGIQAFYPILVDGKAIKIHPLVCAAFNADFDGDQMAVHIPLSDKAQEESKTLLLSTKNILSAANGKSVAVPSQDMVLGLHYITKVRCNAKGEGLSFSSVKEVITAYQHDQVALHAKIKVRLASGKIAETTTGRVVLYNALPVGADFNWVNKVIAKSDLTKMVERIYYQFGTQATVECLDRIKKLGFYYATQSGVSFSLANLMVPKQKNEIVGKAEKSVKRIEDLYMDGVITNRERYNQVISIWGHATADVAKEVTRNLEQENDSAFLNKDKEFKPFNPIFMMLDSGARGSKDQIKQLVGMRGLMSTPTGEIMETPVKSNFKDGLNVFEYFVSTHGARKGQSDTALKTANSGYLTRRLVDVAQDVVVTMSDCKSLGYVELEDLKEGGDTLLSLASRTYGRIVAIDIKDRVSGQLLFKQGDLVRRDDVDKIANSAVSKIPVRSVLTCQAKRGICSMCYGLDLSKGRLVDIGTTVGIIAAQSIGEPGTQLTMRTFHFGGTASGAGEQSSIVTKHAGIIQLRGVRTLENRDGKAVNMSRKSRLVVTSPDGRELQQHELEYGTTLLVEDKQEVKVGTVLAEWDPNSRVVLTERAGKVQYVDLVQNVTVQDIFDDATNKSSKIILEHKNDKYQPAINIVDDEGNELAQYYLPPASYLVVEDGQRVSVADVLVKMPREISKTKDIASGLPRIAELFEARVPKDPAIISDIDGEVVFGGLHRGLRKVTVSNGYETHDYFVPRGKQIMVMNGDKVSAGDPLTTGTPVLHDILRIMGPEVLQKYLVNQIQEIYLLQGVDINDRHVELIVRQMLRKIRIVEPGDSDFLVGDRVDRIHFKAVNSLLQAEGKKVASGKPTLMGLTLASLDTESFISAASFQETTKILAAAAVEGQVDYLYGLKENVIIGKLIPAGTGVVQFKDKYLGTDEHDFERQARIEEMNEMQRIRES; encoded by the coding sequence GTGAGTAATCAGGTTTTAGAACGCTTTCGAGAATATATCAGCGGAACTCACTTTAATGCGATGAAGCTTGGGCTTGCATCGCCTGAGAAGATACGCTCGCTTTCTTATGGCGAAGTTAAAAAGATAGAAACGATTAACTATCGAACATTAAAGCCTGAACGCGATGGGCTTTTCTGTGCGCGCATTTTCGGTCCTGTAAAGGACTGGGAATGTAACTGCGGTAAATATAAGAGAATGAAACACCGTGGTGTAACGTGCGAAAAATGTGGTGTTGAAGTAATTCAATCACGCGTTCGCCGTGAGCGTATGGGGCACATCGAATTAGTAGCGCCAGTTGCTCATATTTGGTTCCTTAAAGGGATTCCAAGTTATTTGAGCCTTGTTTTTGATATGTCGGTTAAAGATCTTGAGCGTGTGATATACTTTGATGCTTATATTGTTATTAAGCAGGGAAAATCACCGTACCCAATTAAGACGCTTTTAACCAGTGGCGATTATGAGCGCTATATGGAAGCTCATCCAGAAGACACTGAGTTTAAAGCTGATATGGGTGCTGAAGCTATAAAAGAGATCCTTTCTGGCTTTGATTTAAACATTGAAGTTGCAAAACTAAAGCATGAATATGCAAAGGCGACCTCAGTAGCATTGCGTCATAAAATTATGCGCAGAATAAAAGTGCTTACTGGTTTGATCCAAGCAGATATTAAACCTGAATGGATGGTATTTGGCGTATTGCCAGTATTACCACCAGATTTGCGCCCATTGGTTCCTCTTGAAGGTGGTAGATTTGCAAGTTCAGATTTGAACGAGCTCTATCGCCGCGTGCTCAACAGAAACATTCGTTTACAACGCTTGATGGAGATTGAAGCGCCGTCCGTTATCATTAAAAACGAAAAACGGATGCTTCAAGAATCGGTTGATGCGTTGATCGATAATGGCCGTCGTGGACAACCAGTTCGTGGTACTAATCGCCGTCCTTTAAAATCGTTGAGCGAAATGCTTCGCGGTAAACAAGGTCGATTCCGTCAGAACTTACTTGGTAAACGTGTTGACTATTCTGGTCGTTCTGTGATCGTTGTTGATCCTGAATTGAAAATGGATCACTGCGGCTTGCCAAAGATTATGGCGCTTGAGCTTTTTAAGCCCTATATTTATGCAGGCTTGATGGAACGCGAATTGGCGCCAAACCTTCGCATTGCAAAAAGAATGGTTGAAGAGGGAGCACAAGAGATTTGGGATGTTCTGGAAGGGGTTGTAAAAGACCGCCCGGTTCTTCTCAATCGTGCACCTACGTTGCATCGTTTAGGTATTCAAGCGTTTTATCCGATCTTGGTGGATGGTAAAGCTATTAAAATTCACCCGCTCGTTTGCGCAGCATTTAACGCTGACTTCGACGGTGACCAAATGGCAGTACACATTCCATTGAGCGATAAAGCACAAGAAGAATCAAAAACATTGCTTCTTTCAACGAAAAATATTCTTTCTGCTGCTAATGGTAAATCGGTCGCAGTTCCAAGTCAGGACATGGTTCTTGGCTTGCACTACATTACTAAGGTTCGTTGCAATGCTAAAGGCGAAGGCCTTTCTTTCTCAAGTGTGAAAGAAGTGATTACTGCTTATCAGCATGATCAAGTAGCGCTGCATGCGAAAATTAAAGTTCGCTTAGCATCTGGCAAAATAGCTGAAACAACTACTGGTCGCGTTGTTCTATATAACGCGCTTCCTGTAGGTGCAGATTTTAATTGGGTAAATAAAGTTATTGCCAAGAGTGATTTGACCAAAATGGTTGAGCGTATTTACTATCAGTTTGGTACGCAAGCAACTGTTGAATGTCTTGATAGAATTAAGAAATTAGGCTTCTATTACGCGACTCAAAGTGGCGTTTCGTTCTCTCTTGCAAACCTCATGGTTCCTAAACAGAAAAATGAGATCGTTGGCAAGGCTGAAAAGAGCGTTAAGCGTATTGAAGATCTTTATATGGATGGTGTTATCACCAATAGAGAGCGTTACAACCAAGTTATTAGTATTTGGGGTCATGCGACAGCTGATGTTGCAAAAGAAGTAACGCGTAATCTAGAGCAAGAGAACGATTCTGCATTCTTGAATAAAGATAAAGAATTTAAGCCATTTAACCCGATTTTCATGATGTTAGACTCTGGAGCCCGTGGTTCTAAGGATCAAATTAAGCAGCTTGTTGGTATGCGTGGATTGATGTCTACTCCAACAGGCGAAATTATGGAAACACCGGTAAAGAGTAACTTCAAAGATGGATTAAACGTTTTTGAATATTTTGTATCTACCCACGGAGCTCGTAAAGGGCAGTCCGATACGGCGCTCAAAACAGCAAACTCTGGTTATTTGACCAGAAGACTTGTTGACGTTGCGCAAGATGTGGTTGTTACGATGTCCGATTGCAAATCACTTGGCTATGTTGAGCTTGAAGATCTTAAAGAAGGTGGCGACACACTTCTTTCTCTAGCAAGCAGAACGTATGGACGTATTGTTGCAATCGATATCAAAGACCGTGTGAGTGGCCAACTTCTTTTCAAACAAGGTGATTTGGTACGAAGAGATGATGTTGATAAAATTGCAAATTCTGCAGTAAGTAAAATACCGGTTCGTTCGGTGCTTACTTGCCAAGCAAAACGTGGAATTTGCTCAATGTGCTACGGGCTCGACCTTTCTAAAGGTAGACTTGTGGACATAGGCACAACCGTTGGTATTATTGCAGCGCAATCGATCGGTGAACCTGGTACCCAGCTGACCATGAGAACGTTCCACTTTGGTGGTACCGCTTCTGGCGCGGGTGAGCAATCATCTATAGTTACAAAACACGCTGGTATTATTCAACTACGCGGTGTTCGTACCCTTGAAAATCGTGATGGTAAAGCGGTCAATATGAGCCGTAAATCGCGATTGGTGGTTACTTCGCCAGATGGTCGTGAATTGCAACAACATGAACTAGAATATGGCACCACATTGCTTGTTGAAGATAAACAAGAAGTAAAAGTTGGTACCGTTCTTGCTGAGTGGGATCCAAACAGCCGCGTTGTTCTGACAGAGCGTGCTGGTAAGGTACAATATGTTGATTTAGTACAAAATGTTACGGTTCAAGATATTTTTGATGATGCAACGAATAAATCTTCAAAAATTATTCTTGAGCATAAAAATGATAAGTATCAACCTGCAATCAACATTGTTGATGATGAAGGCAATGAACTAGCACAGTATTATCTACCACCGGCTTCTTATCTTGTTGTTGAAGATGGTCAGCGAGTGAGTGTTGCGGACGTGCTTGTGAAAATGCCTCGAGAAATTTCAAAAACCAAGGATATCGCGAGTGGTTTGCCGCGTATTGCTGAGCTCTTTGAAGCTCGTGTACCGAAAGACCCAGCTATTATTTCCGATATCGATGGCGAAGTAGTATTTGGTGGCTTGCATCGTGGTTTGCGTAAAGTGACGGTAAGCAATGGTTATGAAACTCATGACTATTTTGTACCGCGCGGTAAGCAGATTATGGTCATGAATGGCGATAAAGTTAGCGCTGGCGATCCTCTTACAACAGGGACTCCAGTTCTTCACGATATCTTGCGCATCATGGGCCCTGAAGTATTGCAAAAATATCTCGTAAATCAGATTCAAGAGATTTATTTGCTGCAAGGTGTTGATATTAACGATAGACACGTTGAATTAATTGTTCGACAAATGTTGCGTAAAATTCGCATTGTTGAACCAGGTGATTCAGACTTCTTGGTAGGTGATCGCGTCGATCGAATTCACTTTAAAGCGGTCAACAGTCTCCTTCAAGCTGAGGGCAAGAAAGTTGCTTCAGGTAAACCAACGCTCATGGGTCTGACCCTTGCATCGTTGGATACTGAAAGCTTTATTTCTGCCGCTTCGTTCCAGGAAACAACTAAAATCTTAGCTGCTGCGGCAGTTGAGGGTCAAGTTGATTACTTGTATGGATTGAAAGAGAACGTAATCATTGGTAAATTAATTCCTGCTGGTACTGGCGTCGTTCAGTTCAAAGATAAGTACTTAGGTACCGATGAACATGATTTTGAACGTCAGGCCCGCATCGAAGAAATGAATGAAATGCAAAGAATAAGAGAATCGTAA
- the rpsO gene encoding 30S ribosomal protein S15: MAEVTKSSIIEKNRKHANDTGSAEVQIALLTEHINRLTEHFDSHKKDYSSKRGLLKSVNKRRRFLEYLKHNDEEQYKALVGRLNLR, from the coding sequence ATGGCGGAAGTTACAAAAAGTTCAATAATTGAAAAAAATCGTAAACATGCAAACGATACAGGTTCTGCAGAAGTTCAAATTGCGCTTCTTACAGAGCATATTAATCGTTTGACAGAGCACTTTGATAGTCACAAAAAAGATTATTCATCTAAGCGTGGTTTACTTAAGAGTGTTAACAAAAGACGTAGATTCTTAGAGTATCTTAAGCACAATGATGAAGAACAATATAAAGCGTTGGTCGGACGTTTGAATCTCAGATAA
- the rph gene encoding ribonuclease PH, with protein MHRSYQRLSHEVRPTRVTYNVFDYADGSVLLEIGKTRVICGVTLSSGVPHFLKGKQQGWLTASYSLLPTSTKNRIERESAAKRNERSVEISRLIGRSLRTIIKFSVLGERTINVDCDVLQADGGTRAACITAASIALRIAQDRWLSGHVIKEPVMSDEIAALSVGVQNGTCLVDLDFAEDSQVAADFNFVFTKSGKIIEIQGTAEREPLSWHEIERMRELAWQGTQTLFESCKPSVSSAPSAETLGQKILEHNF; from the coding sequence ATGCATCGTTCGTATCAGCGGCTTTCTCATGAGGTTCGCCCTACTCGAGTTACCTATAACGTTTTTGATTATGCCGATGGCTCAGTTTTGCTTGAAATAGGCAAAACGCGTGTCATTTGCGGGGTCACCTTATCTTCAGGTGTTCCTCATTTTCTTAAAGGTAAACAGCAAGGTTGGCTCACTGCTTCTTATTCTCTATTGCCGACTTCAACAAAAAATCGTATTGAGCGTGAAAGTGCTGCAAAGCGCAATGAACGTTCGGTAGAAATTTCTCGTTTGATTGGTAGATCGCTGCGCACTATTATTAAATTCTCCGTTCTTGGTGAGCGCACGATCAATGTCGATTGTGATGTGCTGCAAGCTGATGGTGGTACGCGTGCTGCGTGTATAACTGCCGCAAGCATCGCATTGCGCATTGCACAAGATCGTTGGCTTTCGGGGCATGTGATTAAAGAGCCGGTCATGAGCGATGAGATTGCAGCATTGTCGGTTGGCGTTCAAAACGGTACCTGTTTAGTAGATTTAGATTTTGCTGAAGATAGCCAAGTTGCTGCAGATTTTAATTTCGTGTTCACCAAATCTGGTAAAATTATTGAAATTCAAGGAACTGCTGAGCGTGAACCACTATCTTGGCATGAGATAGAAAGAATGCGAGAACTTGCTTGGCAAGGAACGCAAACGCTTTTTGAATCGTGTAAACCTTCAGTTTCTAGTGCACCATCGGCCGAAACGCTGGGGCAAAAAATTCTCGAGCACAATTTCTAA